The genomic DNA AGTGCTACACTCACTGCTCAGGATGTGTGGTGCCTCTACAACAACAACTGCAAAGCAAATAAATGTTGAATGCTATTTTTACACTATGCCTTTTGTCACAAAAGCAAAAATCCATTTAATATTTCTTTGAATTGGCAAACTCAGATGTTAACGTAGATCTCTTATGAAAATGAAGCAACCAATATGACACACTATGGAAAGAAGGGGGCACTTGAAATGCCATCTTACAGAGATATTCCACTTTCAGTTTCCATTCTTTGTACAATGTCTAAATTGGGTCCCTTATATGTGATAAAGTTTATCAAGTCTTCACTCCATTAATAGATTAAGAGTTTCATGTCTCTACTATAGTATCATCCTGGTGTCAGGAATATTAAGTACAGGCAAATAAAGAACCACAAAACAAAAGTCAGAACTccctaaataaaatatagaaaagtcATTCTGAAAGTTAATCAAATAGTACTACTTCTACAAGGTATTACTAGAATGAAATTTACAGAACAAGAAGAAAATTCATACTAGTAATTTTAGAAAAGCAAAATAGATTTGAAACAGAGAAATGATCAATTCTCACATTATAGTAGAAGCCAATTATGTCTTAACCACTTTTTAACTCACTGTTTATACCAGAGAATACTTCAGACAAATCTTCTATGTCTGACATAGCTTGACCTATATCAAAGATTAGCTCATCATCATCTCTTGGTGTAAGTATTGATTCTAGGTCTGAGAGATCAGCAAGGTCTGGTAGGGAATCTTCCTCAGGACATTCATCTTCTTCTATCTGCTCCTCTCTATCATTTTGTTCTACACAAGGGACTTGTTCTTGTGAAATTGCTTGTAAAAGCTCTTCAGCTATTCCTATTAATTGGGCTACACAATCTACAAGTCCACTAACTAGTACAGGGATTGACACAGACTCCATCCTTTAATGTACtcttcagtaaataaaatatcaacaaaaagCTGTAACAAATGAGTTCTTCGTAACGATGGATCCTGTGATGTTGGCAATGGTTCTGTTATTGACTCAGTAGAGAAATGAGGCTATATGGCAGTCAGGTACAAAATGAGGCCAGTGGTTCTACAGAACTTTTTGATAAAGTTGATGAATCTCTCACAAAATTTGTTTATGAAATTCTTGTTTATACATGTAGCAATGTTATTATGATGATCAGACTGTCACAGCAAAGAGAACACAGGAAAGCAGTtctaataatagaaaaaagagaaatgaaaaattagtatttttcaacttttatctACCGTACAGGTTTTATGATAATGTTGAAAGGGCATCCCTAGCTAGAAGTCCACCTTTATGACCTAATGAAGATTTAATGCACACATTCACTTTTCTTCACATAGTTTTCTTAGGATATCTGGGAACAAGTAAACATGGGTATTTTGCCtgtctgtttttaaaaaacatttctgttTAATAAATACATTCACTTTGTATTTCAATCAATTCTTAATTAGCACATCTGGCTCATTGCCACTTATGTTAAATGCAGCTAAATTATTTGTTAAATAGCAAATACCTGTATTCATTTTAGTAGTGGTACATTGTTTTCTAACAGATTCTAGTGCTGTCACTAATCACAATGAGATAGcagttatatttctttttcacATACTCTTTATTTCACCctgattttagaaaaaaaatataatcCAGGCATATTAGAATCCTAGCTAGTTAAAAAGGTGTTGTGTGCCTTTACTTACATGATATATATCTAGCAGAGAGCTAATAATACAAATACATAAAAGCTCACAAATCTCAACAAAAAATTTCcattaaaatgggaaaaagtagagccaggtacatagcataatggttatgcaagagactctcatggctgaagctccaaagtcccaggttcaatccccacaccatcataaaccagagctaagcaatgttctggctaaagaaaaattaacaaaaaaatcagaaaatataaactatttaccaaagaagagactcAAATGTGCAATGGGCATGTGAAAAAAATGGTCAacttcactgattatcagagaaatgcacatcaAGATAATAATTAGATACTACCCTACACCTGTTAAAATGTCATCCATGTGGGCTAGGATGATAAcattatagttatgcaaaaaagcctttttatacctgaggcaataaaagtcccaggttaaatcctctgtaccgccataagccagtgctaatcagtgcactggttaaacaAATAATACatcaaaagggagagaaacaacaAGTGTTGGCAAGCATGTGTTAAAAAAGGAactcactgttggtgggaatgtaaatcagtcCAGTTATTTTGAGAAAGTGTCTTAAGAGTCTTCAAAACAttaaaatggacctaccatatatatatatatattggcaatTTATTTCCTAtgtatctatccaaagaacataaaaacaCTTATACAAAGAGACCTGTATAGAGACTTCCAGGAGGAATGGCCATAGTATAACTGGGATGGAATCGCCTCTACtcccaaaataacaaataaataaaacaagagactcaactgaagtcataatataCATCTGAAAGTTCTGCAGCATCAGGAGGGTACTCGCATGCAGTTGGAGCAAAAAGGAGTatgggttgaagaacagcaaagtcaaatcagagctctgggcggTGCCACTgctgagctgcaccattttggtgatttcactttaagtgcagcaaacaagtaacattgttcctagtacTGGAAGAAAAGATATAGGggtttaaaacctctcaatcatTAACTCAGGAGgggtttagccttctgaatttaaaacAAGGGCACAAATAAAACAGGGCacttgtgaccacaagacagcccaaagcaaccaccccccACCCTATTCCACACAccgcagatcatacaaacaagagaaatctAGAGATCATAACAGAGTTCACTGAAAATCTTCAAATCTTGCaaaaacttcagtcagaactcactaagcagttagaaagcatgaaagaaaaatttcaaacaatCCATGCCCCGGTATAAAgtttaggaagtagactcacacattcagaagaaatagtcTCCAATCTAGAAAATATGATcatcccactctttcaattcaaagatgaggaagaggaatgtttcagaaagactgaagcaactctctgtgaaattgcagactccatcaaaagatcaaatataagagtgataggtatatctgaggaggtcaaggccaaaggcccagagtccattttcagaacaATTTTTGCTGATAACTTCCTGCATTTAGGAAACCCTCAGaatattctcattcaagaggcagaacaatcacccagatctataaatacaaaaagaccaatgccaaggcacattattgtaaaactatcaaaagtcagtgacaaggaaaaaatgttgctggctgctagggaaaggaaagaagttacatacaaaggcagagctacaaacctttcatcagatttctcttcaccaattctagaggcaaagagagagtggaatggcatattcaaataTCTAAAgggagggaattccagccacaaacACTGTATCCtgtaaaattatccttcaaatatgaggaaaaaataaaggttttctcaaatattcaagaactaaaggaatttgccacaatcaactccaccttacaagaactactgaacagactcccacaagaaaggaggaagcaacgGAATACAAGTTccaacaccaagttgcagatgttaccataacATCAACCTGACtcgcctggacagacgacctcaccagtgtacctcggagcccacctctccagagccctgccccactagggaaagagagggtcaggctgggagtatggatcaatgcccatgtccagcagagaagcagttacagaaaccagacctccaaccttctgcaccccataatgaccctgggtccatgctcccagaaagataaagaataggaaagcttccagtggaggggatgggatatggaactctggtggtgggaaatgtgtggaatttcacctctcttattctatggtattgttgatattttctattttttattttgtaaataaattaaatttaaataactaaagagagagagagagaaagagagagagagacctgtatagGCATGTTTAAGTTTATTCCCATGCTTTTTACAATAACTGAAATTTGGGTGCTGCTaaattctttctgtattttttaaaaagatagataatTTCACTTGAGAgttagagagaagaaaaggaagacggatacagagaaagagggaggaagaggggataCTCTACTATATGCAGTGCAAGGAATTGAACTGAGAGCCTAAGATCTGAAAATCCCaagctttcccacctgcagaggaaagttttttctccctccctctttttctctgcctctctatataccattttcatctcaatttctatgtctctatcaaataaacaataaacaaaaataaaactcttttttttgcgtccagggttatcgctggggctaagtgcctgcactaagaatccactgctcctggaagctactttttcccttttgttgctcttgttgtttatcattgctgttattattattgttgttgtttctgtcactgttgttcaataggacagagagaaatcagacaaACATGTCATTAACTAATATAAGATAtgccaaattaaaaaaacatatcttCAAAAAActcacactgagttaagcacacatagtaggaagcgcaaggatcccaagtttaagcccctggttccccacctgtggggcagggggtcgcttccaagctgtgaagcaggtctgctggtgtctgtatttttctccccgtcttcccctcagttctcaatttctctctgtcctatccaattttaaaaaatggaaaaaatggctcccaggagcaatgaattcatggtgccagcacagagcccccatGATAACCTAGGAGGCAaagaatgagaagagagagacacagagagagagagacagagagagagagagagaaatttaggtcCTGAaaacctgtttttctctttccagtTGCAGTTAAGCTTTTCCCAGTGGAAAGTATCTGGAAGCAGTCATCCATTTCACTTCTTTAGAATATTGCCAAATCTATTATTGTTCCGTTTCCTGCAGTTCTGACCAGAGTGGTACCCATCAAGCCAGAGGCTTTATTTTCTACTAATTGTACTCCTTATACCTTTATTGGAGTCTACAAATTACCAGCCAGATGGTCTCTGGTTTTCACACGGAGTTTTCTGGTGTCCATAGTGGTATGATTTGATGCACTAAGTTATATGCTATCTCTACTTAGCATATGTCCTGTCAGAAATATACTTTTTTGTCCAGTATTCTTACAGGAGACACGGGGTTTTCTCTGATAAGGATGAAAACTAGAAATTATTATTTTGGCTAGGGGCTATACTCCATCTGAAATATGAAAGAATTGGGTAACAAAGgcatagtttattttattaactCACTGAACTCTGCTTTACTGGTTAAAGAAAAAGCACTCTGGGGGAAGGAAATTATTATACAAATTGGCATTAATGTAGAATAAGTTCATTGAAAGgctaaatacagagagaaaatcaTATGTTAAATATTACTAGGGAGCACTGCTACATTTTTAATAGAATCAGTATAAAGTATGGGGACAATAACTAAGAGCACAAGAATGTGACAGGAATATACTCACATAAAACCTATTTAAATTCTAGcctcccctttatttatttatttatttatttatttatttattattttaccagagcattgttcagctctggtttatgatgatgcaggggatagaacctgagactctcaggcaagagagtctctctgcataactattatactatctattACAACCCCCTTCATCTATTTTTACTTCAACCTTTTGATCTCCCCTAAAGAATTTTTCAATTGATTACATAGAAAACAAAAAGGTATAACATATCATAATTTGCTATCTTATAAACCAAATATAGTTAGCTATCATCATTATGACCTTTGATTCAATGTCTCTTTatttgatcattttttaaaagtgcttagaacatttttttttatttttatgggggaAATTCCTGGCCTAGCCTTATCCTCATTAACCATTATATTAGTTATTATGCAATTACTCTTTTTATGCAATCTTGTAGCATAAGGAGGTAAGGGATATGCGTAGGGCAGAGAAGGTGATGAGAAACAGCTATGTACTACAGTTCTAAGAAAGCATAAGGCTATGTAGCCACATACATATAGACTAATATGTAAATGCCACAAGATTAAGAAATTTGCTCCTTTTTATAGCCCCAGGGGCATAGGAGAGAGGCAACCATATAGTAGGTAGCTTTTAAGTGTTGTTGAAtacagaaaggagaggaaggaggaagggaggaacaaCTTTTAGCTTTAGCATTCAGTAAATATAGAGTTTCAACTATGCAAGAACAACAAGGGGTAGAAAGATAAGCCAATTCATTAAAAAACACAgttaatgggggccaggtggtagtgcagcaggttaagcgcacatggtacaaagcacaaggaccaccataaggatactggttcaagctcccggcttcccacctgcagaggggtcgcttcacaagcgatgaagcaggtcttcaggtgtctatctttctttccccctctgtcttcccctcttctctcaatttctctgtcgtatccaacaacaatgacagcagcagcaacaacaacaataataataacaacaacgataaacaacaaaggcaacaaaagggaaaaggtggcctccaggagcagtgcattcgtagtgtaggcaccgagccccagcaataacactgaaggcaaaaaaaacataaaaataaaaatttaaaaaagttaataaagTGAATAGACAATTCAGACAAAAGAAAATGTTCAAAACTAAATATCTGAAAAAGAACAAACTTGCTTCTAGAATATATAGAAAACGCATACAACCCAATATTAAACAGACTTGCAGCCTCGTTAAAATATTTCTACAACCTGATATTAAACAGAAATACAGCTTAGTGTAGAAGTGGGCAAAAGACTTAAATTGGTATTTCACAAAGGAAGAAAAGTGAGTAACTAATACGTAAATGAAAGCATATTCAGCATCTTTAGTCATTAGGtaaataaaattaacatcatAATAAGATACAAATAATATAATACACACTCACTAAACTGGTTAAAATTAAAGACTGACAACCCCAAtattgacagggatgcagaacaATCAGAAGCCTCACATATTGCTGTTGGGAAAATAAAATGGTACAAATCCTTTGAAGACATTCAGCAGTTTCTTATAAAAAttctgggtttgatgtattacaccaaagaaaaagactctggtagGAGAGGggcttcaggtcctagtgcatgatggtggaggagagcctaggctgggggtgagaatgttctgcggaaaactgagaaattttgtacATGTaacaacaattgtatttactgtaaaccattaatcccaacaaatgtatttactgtaaaccattaatcccccaataaagaaaatgaatcaTGAGATCTAGGAGGTGACTACATAGGTGGACTGCATGATTGCAAGCATGAGAGACTCTGGGTTGTATCCCTGACATGCATATATAAAAGAATAAcaatgggggcctggcagtagtacagcaggttaagtacacatggcaccaagtgcaagggcaggagtaaggatcctggttcgagtccccagctccccacctgcatggggaatcgcttcacaggtggtgaagcaggtctgcaggtgtctacatttatctcccccatcttcccctcctctctccatttctctctgtcttattcaacaacaacgacagcaataacaataataagaagaagggcaacaaaagagcaaaattagcctccaggagcagtggattcgtagtacagtcaCCGagcaccagaaataaccctagaggcaaaaaaataaaaataaaaaggaattaacaatgttttctctctgtctctatcttttttctgtctcttaaaaaGTAAATGGTAAGAGGAAGAAATTTATCTATGCTCCAGGATCCCATTCTGAAatacttacaaaaaaaaagtttttacaaaaatgactattttaaaaaagtgtaaatTAAACTCACAGAGAATGAAAATATgaatagaaatataaaaatagtcATAGCAACTTTATGCACAATAGTAAAACATAAAAAGTGGaaagttaacataggaagccaaacaatttgttgagcaatcatggatcccaagcttggaatccaatgtgtcctggagctcagcttccccagagacacaccttactagggaaagagagagacagactgggagtatggaccgaccagtcaacgcccatgttcagcggggaagcaattacagaagccagaccttctaacttctgcaaccctcaacgaccctgggtccatgctcccagagggctagagaatgggaaagctatcatgggagggggtgggttatggagattgggtggtgggaattgtgtggagttgtacccctcctaccttatgtttttgttcattaatcctttcttaaataaaaaatttaaaaaaaagtggaaagtaTCCAGGTGTCAATCTAAAGGAAACTAGACCAAGAAACTGGTACATTCATACATTGAGATACAAatctgaagtaaaaagaaaaccactacaaatctgaagtaaaaagaaaaccagCATGGATAGATATCCAAAATATAATGTTCAGTGAAAGGAGCCATATGAAAATGAGTACTTTATGTAAGATTCCATTTATATGGAgctgcaaagaaaagaaaaattaactttAGTGGGGGGAAATCAAAATAGTGTTTGTATGTAGAGGAATGAGAACTGGAAAGAGGCACTAAAGAACTTTCTGGGGTGACAGTATTAAtcatattttatatatagttttggggTTACACCGGAGTTTGCATTTGTTAAGCATTTAATGGCACTCTTAAAACCATGTCTCTCCCTATAATGTAAATTTTATTTCCCCACCAAACTAATCAAGCATAACTCCCGCTCTCAAGATAAATATACCAGATGGCATACTATAAATATCCTAATAAATGCTTAAATGctggggataaatagcataatggttaagcaaacagacctcatgcccgaggctttgaggtcccaggttcaaccctccacaccatcataaaccagaactgagcaaagatctagtaaaaaaaaaacttaaacgctcacatttaagtaaaatatattacaTGACGACCATTGCTAGACCCACATTTCTTATCCTACTACATTTAGTCATTATAATAACTCTATGGAGTTATACATGGAAGGCTATAGATGAAGATTAAGTAGCCTCCCAACAGGCAGAATGATAAAAAAGAATTCAATTAAACAAGCGCTTTTGTTTTATGACGGCACAAATTCATGTGCTTATAGAGAAATAAATTTTGCCTCATTTGGGAAAGAGCTGATATCTCGAACTAAACAGAAATGGAACTGAGAATTTAAATTTCATTTGCCATCCCTGGGAATTTGCTAAATTTCAGGTTGACTGAATCCTAAGGCAGAGTAATGCAGAAAAGTTCGGTTACTCGCCTCAGGAATGCCTAACATATATGGCAGGAACACTGTGCCAATTTTATCTGTAATTCCATAGAACTGGCCCAAATATTCAAACTACTCACCTTGTGACAGAGCTGAGGTAGCTGAGGTTCTGCCTACTAAATGGTTTTCTGGCCGTTCGCTTTCAGAGGGAACGTGGACACTTTCCTCACAACTGAAAAAAACAACGACCAGAATTAAAAGGATAAgcttgaagaaaaataaaaatgataaaaaaaaatacctgcgaTTAAGTAACAATGAAGTAAAATTACAGAGTAAAAAGACCTTCCTACGAGTACTAATAAATCACCAGCTTTTTCTTCACAGAGACATTTACTTTTTCTTGAGACAAATTAAACATATTAGTTTGGCCCCAAAGCTGAGGTATTCTACTGAGAAAAAAGAGATACGCATATACCTTCTGAGCTAGCAGAAAAGACTGCAACCAAAGTTTTAACAtccgagagacctgcagctcttctCCTACCTCACCTGAATTTAGCAGAGCTCTAACCGGGAAAAGACCGAGTGAAATCTCCCACAGTCTCGCGATATTtcgagacttgggggggggggggggacagcgcCTCAGTAGTCGTTGGAGGCTGCCTGCCCACCTTATTCAGAACATTACCTAACTTTAGAAGTTTAAAGGAAATGAAGAGGCTAATAAATCTATAAACTTAGGGCCACTCCAAAGAGACATTTTGGGCAAAGTGATAAAATATATAAGCATTCATAAAGAGTATATTATAGGCAAAACCTCTTTACGAGAACTTACACTACCTTTTAGTGGgctagctttttaaaaagatacgaTACCTACAAAAGCATGGTACTGGCATAAGGACAAATTAAGTCAATGGATATATAGCCCTTACTTGACACAGAAAGCCAAATAATAATAGTATGGAGGTGGGGGCAAGCCCTGTAGACCCCACACCAAGAACAAGGACTCGAGTTTGAGTTTCCGGCCCCCACTTGGAGGGGGCAATCTTCACAAGGGGTGGAgcattgctgcagatgtctttctctccccctctcttatttctttctccattagaaacaaaaaaaggggggcagggtggtggtccttgagcttcatatcatgtgtgtatttcttcaaattgggctggggaaagagcaaaatagttatgcaaaagacgttcctgcctgaggctctgaggtcccaggttcaatccccaacactaccataaaccagagctgataagtactttggtaaaaatttaaaataacaataaatgaatttatacaaattaacagaaaaaaagtccaacatggaaaaaaaaatggcatggggctgggttaaacacacataatatgaagctcaaggacccgtgaaaggatcgaggttcaagccccagcttcccatttgcaggggggtcgcttcaatagctgtgaagcagatctgtaggtgtctagctttctctctccctctctatctacccctctcaatttctccctgtcctatacaattttttttttaaaaatggacaaaatgacctacagaacagtagattcatagtgctggcactaaacccTAGCCATAACCCCAGaggtcaaaaacaaaaacagttgcTCTTCACAGAATAGATTATTCAAATGGTTTGTAAGCATATGAATATGTGTTTATTCTTGTTATTCATCAGGAAAATTCAAGttaaaactacaataaaatataCATAGCCTCACTAAAATTGAAAAACTGATAGTGCCAAACATTGAGAAGAACACAGAGCAACTGGAAATCtcatacatttttggtgaaagTGTTAACTGTCATAAGTGCACTGGAAAACTGGTTGACATGACCAAATAGTGACCAAActatggcatgataccacaaaaaaaaaatacaaatgtcaAAAAAATTCATGTACAAGAATGTTGCAAGGACaaattcataaaaatgaaaaCCATAAAATTCCATATATATGACATTTTTTAAAGGCAAATAAATCTATGTAATAGAAGTAAACACAGGATTTAGTTGTGATGAGTTTATTGATTGGGAAGGGCTATATGAAAGCTTTCTTTGTACTAGATATGCCTTGTATCTTAATATGATTTAATATGTACATAATCACtcaccttatttattttactatttattttatttttgccttttggaGGTATGAATCACTGTATAGTTGTTGTTGACaagtgggtacaatttctcatctccctgtgataggtatctgcaaaccctattttatatttatttatttattgtctccagggttattgctggggctggg from Erinaceus europaeus chromosome X, mEriEur2.1, whole genome shotgun sequence includes the following:
- the TRPC5OS gene encoding putative uncharacterized protein TRPC5OS: MESVSIPVLVSGLVDCVAQLIGIAEELLQAISQEQVPCVEQNDREEQIEEDECPEEDSLPDLADLSDLESILTPRDDDELIFDIGQAMSDIEDLSEVFSGINSELKSG